DNA from Nitriliruptor alkaliphilus DSM 45188:
ATGGGGCGGCGCTTGGGCGACCTGTGCCTGGAGTACGACGCGCTCGGTCACGTCGGCCTCAGCCTGGTCCGACGTGGACGGGTCACCGAGGGCATGCGCCTGATCGACGAGTCGGCTGCAGCGGTGAGCAGCGGGATCGTCGACGATCCCTGGCCCGCCGGTGAGATCTACTGCTCGTTGTTCGGTGCCTGCGAGGTGGCGCTCGACGTGCGCCGAGCGGATGCGTGGCTCGGCGCGATCGATGCCTTCGTGGCACGGACCGGCGAGCTCCCCGTGTCGGCCATCTGCCGCATGCACCACGGGGGGCTGCTGACCGCTGCTGGTCGCTGGGACGAGGCGGAGGTCGAGCTCGCGGAGGCGATCGACCTCTACGACCGTTCCTGGCGTGGCAGCCGCGGCGGTCCGGTGCTGCGTCTGGCCGACCTGCGTGTGAAGCAGGGGCGCCTCGAGGAGGCCCGCCGGCTCCTGGAGGACTACGAGGCGACCACCGCGGCTGCGGTCCCTGCCGCACGGCTGTACCTGGCGGTCGGTGAGGCAGCACTCGCCGTGCGCACCCTCGAACGTCACCTCGCCCGCCGAGGTCGCGGCCTCGCCTCAGCTCCGGTGCTCTGGCTGCTCGTCGAGGCAGCGCTCGCCGACGGTCGTCGCGACGAGGCGGCCGGCATCGCCAACGAGCTCGCAGCGCTCGCCGACGCGACCGAACAGGTCACGGTGGGCGGACTGGCGGTCCACGCGCAGGCCCGTGTCGAGGCAGCAGCGGGCGGCCGCGGCGCCATCGAGCTGCTGGAGCAGGCCAGCGCGGTGTTCGCGGAGGCGGAGCTGCCCTACGAGCTCGCGCGGGCACGGTACGACCTCGCCGTCGCCCTGGCCGGTGACGAGCCGATGCTCGCGCGGGCCGAGGCGCGCGCAGCCCTGACCGGCTTCGAACGGCTGGGTGCGGGCCCGGACGTGGACGCAGCCAGGGCTCTCCTGCGTTCGCTCGAGCGGACATCCGCGTTCCCGGGGGGCCGCACGCGCCTGACGCCACGTGAGACCGAGGTGCTCGGGCTGGTGGCCGAGGGGCGGTCGAACGCCGAGATCGCCTCCGCCCTCTTCATCAGCCTCCGAACGGCCGAGGACCACGTCAGCAACATCCTGGCGAAGCTGGGGCTCCACAACCGGACGGAGGCCGCCGCGTACGTCCTCCGGCTCACCCGGTGAGCGGCAGCCTCAGCAGGAAGGTGCTGCCGCCCTCCTCCTCCGCCGGTTCGAGGTGCAGGTCGCCGCCGTGGGCCCGGGCGATCTCCCGGGACACGGTCAGCCCGAGACCGAGACCCTGGACGTCCTCGTCGGCCCGTCGGTAGCGCTCGAAGATCCGCTCGGACTCGGCGGGGATCACGCCGTGCCCCTGGTCACGGACCCGCAGCTCGACGGCATCCGCCGCCGCTGCGATGGAGACGACGATGGCCCGGTCCGGTGGGCTGTACTTCGCGGCGTTGGACAACAGGTTGAACAGGACCTGGCGGACCTGGTCGGCGTCGACCTCGGCCTCGACGGGGCCGGCGGCCTCGACGGTGGTCGCATGGTCGGCGAGCAGACTGACCGACAGGTCGTCGACGAGCTCACGGGTCACCGAGACGAGGTCGGTGTGGCGTCGTTGGGGCTCCTCGGGCCCGGGCCGCAGCCGAGCGATGCGTCGCACCTGCAGCTCGATCAGGCGCAGGTGGCGTCCGGC
Protein-coding regions in this window:
- a CDS encoding helix-turn-helix transcriptional regulator → MTEGPIERGHAALAACDWSLARACFEEALASAETPGGLDGLGQALYWLGDYPRALHLRERAYAGYRESGEVIAAGSVAVQLAGLHLWIHGDLAVCEGWTGHARRLLEDVEECPEQGWLELLLASSAVDPAVQARHGQAAVEMGRRLGDLCLEYDALGHVGLSLVRRGRVTEGMRLIDESAAAVSSGIVDDPWPAGEIYCSLFGACEVALDVRRADAWLGAIDAFVARTGELPVSAICRMHHGGLLTAAGRWDEAEVELAEAIDLYDRSWRGSRGGPVLRLADLRVKQGRLEEARRLLEDYEATTAAAVPAARLYLAVGEAALAVRTLERHLARRGRGLASAPVLWLLVEAALADGRRDEAAGIANELAALADATEQVTVGGLAVHAQARVEAAAGGRGAIELLEQASAVFAEAELPYELARARYDLAVALAGDEPMLARAEARAALTGFERLGAGPDVDAARALLRSLERTSAFPGGRTRLTPRETEVLGLVAEGRSNAEIASALFISLRTAEDHVSNILAKLGLHNRTEAAAYVLRLTR
- a CDS encoding sensor histidine kinase codes for the protein MTQARPDGADEVLTARVNFEETASSAAHEIAGPLGTVGAAVGLIAQMLGPDDDEARELVTLAGRHLRLIELQVRRIARLRPGPEEPQRRHTDLVSVTRELVDDLSVSLLADHATTVEAAGPVEAEVDADQVRQVLFNLLSNAAKYSPPDRAIVVSIAAAADAVELRVRDQGHGVIPAESERIFERYRRADEDVQGLGLGLTVSREIARAHGGDLHLEPAEEEGGSTFLLRLPLTG